The Arachidicoccus terrestris genome includes the window TGCTCATTCAAACAGCCTGATATTATTTGGTCTTACCTCTCTTATCACGGGCCATCCTCGAATAGACAGACAGTCCGGGGTCAAATAAAAACTTAAGCAATAATACCGTATAAGATTTATGAGAACCCAGCGTTTCGTAATACTCCGGCGCTTCCTGATGAAGCTTGGGCAGGTGATTCCAGGGAACGGAAGGAAAATCATGGTGCTCATTATGGAAACCCACATTCAGGTTCACAACATTGAGCGGGCCGTAATAACTTTTGGTTTCCTGCTCCCCATGGGTTAAAAAGTGTTCCTGCACCCATCTGGCTCCCAGCGGGTGAAGCCCCACAGAGAAAAAGAAACTCAGCAGTTGATAGAGGATGGCCATCCAGCCCCAGAAATAAATAACGGCGGCCACGTACACGATCTGTACCAGCCAGTTGACAATGGTCAGACCATCAATGGCCTTGATCTCCTTACTCATCCTGGCGAGCCTTGTCGCCTGCACAACCGGATAGAACAAGAGCCAAAGTCCCTTGCCAATGGTAGAATTCCCCACCAGCTTAGCTTCCCACTCTCCGGGCATATCTGCATCTAAATTGACAATCCCCTGGAAGGCATGATGTTTTAAATGATACTTCTTAAAAGAAATTGAACTGGCAAAAACCAGCGGAAGATTCGCGATCAAACTAGCCACTGTATTGAGCGCCCTGTTCTTAAAGATCAGGTTATGAGAACATTCATGGACGCACACAAAAAGCGTATGATCAATAAAAGCACCGACACAATAGGCGGCCAGCAGCATCCAGTACCAGGCAACATCTTTTAACCAGAAAGCCAGCATGGTTTGCAGGCCCACACAAAACAGGATAATAATAAAAGTAAACCTGTTGCGGCCGATAAAGTTTCTGATACCGGGATGTTTTTGAATAATTTCTTTTGTCCTGAGCTTATGCGGTTCACATTCGTCCGACCAGGAAAAACTTTTTTTAGTCATCAATTTAAAATATGGAGTTTAGGAGAAAATGTTGGATTATTTACTGTAAATGTATGGTTGAATGATTCATAAAATTATTTAACAGCGTCCGGCGAAGACTTTGGAGTTGTCTTGGGCTCCTTCTGTTGCTGTTTCCAGAGTTCATTAAAAGTCTTCTGACTAAAATTCAGATCGCCCCTGTAGGCTGTCCAGTCTTTAAAAAGCCGGTTCACCATCTTGTTTTTAAGATGACCGTTACCCAGATTCATCAGGGACCT containing:
- a CDS encoding fatty acid desaturase, whose product is MTKKSFSWSDECEPHKLRTKEIIQKHPGIRNFIGRNRFTFIIILFCVGLQTMLAFWLKDVAWYWMLLAAYCVGAFIDHTLFVCVHECSHNLIFKNRALNTVASLIANLPLVFASSISFKKYHLKHHAFQGIVNLDADMPGEWEAKLVGNSTIGKGLWLLFYPVVQATRLARMSKEIKAIDGLTIVNWLVQIVYVAAVIYFWGWMAILYQLLSFFFSVGLHPLGARWVQEHFLTHGEQETKSYYGPLNVVNLNVGFHNEHHDFPSVPWNHLPKLHQEAPEYYETLGSHKSYTVLLLKFLFDPGLSVYSRMARDKRGKTK